The Salvelinus namaycush isolate Seneca chromosome 16, SaNama_1.0, whole genome shotgun sequence genome has a segment encoding these proteins:
- the LOC120061511 gene encoding platelet glycoprotein Ib alpha chain-like — MYWPRCSLVLYTPLTLQDEPHYFFLLSFLPPFLLLKWTVGAVEMTEPTCLQGHLLPPSFPPSPSLTLATFSLCLSISLPLYLFPSPSLQLLLHRTQVSSLLPLISLTLTNPQVSSLLPLISLTLTNPQVSSLLPLISLTLTNPQVSSLLPLISLTLTNPQVSSLLPLISLTLTNPQVSSLLPLISLTLTNPQVSSLLPLISLTLTNPQVSSLLPLISLTLTNPQVSSLLPLISLTLTNPQVSSLLPLISLTLTNPQVSSLLPLISLTLTNPQVSSLLPLISLTLTNPQVSSLLPLISLTLTNPQVSSLLPLISLTLTNPQVSSLLPLISLTLTNPQVSSLLPLISLTLTNPQVSSLLRFHCFLK, encoded by the exons ATGTATTGGCCTCGCTGCTCCCTCGTTTTATATACTCCTCTCACCCTCCAGGACGAGCCTCATTATTTCTTCCTGCTCTCttttcttcctcccttcctccttttGAAGTGGACAGTGGGGGCTGTGGAGATGACAGAACCAACCTGTCTGCAGGGTCACTTGTTACCTCCCTCatttcccccctctccctccctcactctcgccaccttctccctctgtctctctatctctctccccctctatctcttcccctctccttccctgcaGCTGCTGCTACATAGAACACAGGTCTCATCTCTGCTACCTCTCATttcactaaccctaactaacccacAGGTCTCATCTCTGCTACCTCTCATttcactaaccctaactaacccacAGGTCTCATCTCTGCTACCTCTCATttcactaaccctaactaacccacAG GTCTCATCTCTGCTACCTCTCATttcactaaccctaactaacccacAGGTCTCATCTCTGCTACCTCTCATttcactaaccctaactaacccacAGGTCTCATCTCTGCTACCTCTCATttcactaaccctaactaacccacAGGTCTCATCTCTGCTACCTCTCATttcactaaccctaactaacccacAGGTCTCATCTCTGCTACCTCTCATttcactaaccctaactaacccacAGGTCTCATCTCTGCTACCTCTCATttcactaaccctaactaacccacAGGTTTCATCTCTGCTACCTCTCATttcactaaccctaactaacccacAGGTCTCATCTCTGCTACCTCTCATttcactaaccctaactaacccacAGGTCTCATCTCTGTTACCTCTCATttcactaaccctaactaacccacAGGTCTCATCTCTGCTACCTCTCATttcactaaccctaactaacccacAGGTCTCATCTCTGCTACCTCTCATttcactaaccctaactaacccacAGGTCTCATCTCTGCTACCTCTCATttcactaaccctaactaacccacAGGTCTCATCTCTGTTACCTCTCATttcactaaccctaactaacccacAGGTTTCATCTTTGCTACGTTTTCACTGCTTCTTGAAATAG